One Serpentinicella alkaliphila DNA segment encodes these proteins:
- a CDS encoding CDP-alcohol phosphatidyltransferase family protein, giving the protein MIQLSKTRASWWGKGKTITQIVAIVALLINNFPFSYINFPFDIIMTWVAVLFTVVSGVDYIRINKHILRG; this is encoded by the coding sequence ATTATTCAACTGTCAAAGACCCGTGCAAGCTGGTGGGGAAAGGGAAAAACTATTACTCAAATAGTTGCTATAGTTGCATTACTAATTAATAACTTCCCATTTTCTTATATTAACTTTCCGTTTGACATAATAATGACATGGGTAGCTGTACTATTTACAGTTGTTTCAGGTGTAGACTATATAAGAATTAATAAACATATTTTACGAGGATAA
- the recA gene encoding recombinase RecA: protein MEKKKALEMAISQIEKQFGKGSIMKLGEETKLNLDCISSGSIDLNVALGVGGVPRGRIVEIYGPESSGKTTIALHIIAEAQKNGGTAAFVDAEHALDPSYAKNLGVDIDNLIVSQPDTGEQGLEIAEALVRSGAVDVIVVDSVAALVPKAEIEGEMGDSHVGLQARLMSQALRKLAGAVNKSRTTCIFINQLREKVGIMFGSPETTPGGRALKFYATIRLDVRKVDIIKQGNDIMGNRTRVKVVKNKVAPPFRVAEFDIMYGEGISLEGDILDVGSNLDIVKKSGAWYSYNDAKLGQGRENSKQFLKENPDICLEIENKIREYHKLPLVNPKTNSSDITTA, encoded by the coding sequence ATGGAAAAGAAAAAAGCGCTAGAGATGGCTATTAGTCAAATTGAAAAGCAATTTGGTAAAGGCTCTATAATGAAACTTGGTGAAGAAACTAAGCTTAATCTAGATTGTATATCATCAGGATCAATAGATTTAAATGTTGCATTAGGTGTTGGAGGAGTACCGAGGGGAAGAATCGTAGAGATTTATGGACCGGAATCCTCAGGTAAAACTACTATCGCCCTGCATATAATAGCGGAAGCCCAAAAAAATGGGGGCACCGCCGCATTCGTAGATGCAGAACATGCCCTAGATCCTTCTTATGCTAAAAATCTTGGAGTTGATATAGATAATTTAATAGTATCCCAACCAGACACTGGTGAGCAAGGTTTAGAAATAGCTGAAGCTTTAGTTAGAAGTGGTGCAGTTGATGTAATTGTTGTAGATTCAGTAGCTGCTCTTGTTCCAAAGGCTGAAATTGAAGGAGAAATGGGCGATAGTCATGTTGGTCTTCAAGCTAGATTGATGTCCCAAGCTCTAAGAAAGTTAGCTGGTGCAGTCAATAAATCTAGAACTACATGTATTTTCATTAACCAATTAAGAGAAAAAGTCGGAATTATGTTTGGTAGTCCAGAAACAACACCTGGGGGAAGGGCGCTTAAATTCTATGCTACAATACGGTTAGATGTTCGAAAAGTTGATATTATTAAGCAAGGAAACGATATAATGGGTAACAGAACTAGAGTAAAGGTAGTAAAAAATAAAGTTGCTCCACCATTTAGAGTTGCTGAGTTTGACATTATGTATGGTGAAGGAATCTCCTTAGAGGGAGATATACTTGATGTAGGTAGTAATCTAGATATCGTTAAAAAATCAGGGGCTTGGTATAGCTATAACGATGCTAAACTTGGTCAAGGAAGAGAAAACTCTAAGCAGTTTTTGAAAGAAAATCCAGATATTTGCTTAGAGATAGAAAATAAAATTAGAGAATATCATAAACTGCCTTTAGTTAATCCAAAAACAAACAGTTCTGATATAACTACTGCGTAA
- the rny gene encoding ribonuclease Y, translated as MDNILVVIIVAITALVGCLIGYFIRKNIAEGKMNSAEEIAKKLVEEAEKDAETAKKEILLEAKEEVHKLRSEFERESRERRNELQRVERRLIQKEESLDKKSETLEQKDEKLSKMIKDVEDKQSEIQEVFEKEVLKLEEISGLTCDEAKDIILSKVEKEVTHETAVMIREIEARAKDTADKKAREIIAYSIQKCAADHVAETTVTVVALPNDEMKGRIIGREGRNIRTLETLTGIDLIIDDTPEAVILSGFDPIRREIARIALEKLIIDGRIHPARIEEMVEKAKKEVENIIKEEGEQATFETGVHGLHPELIKLLGRLKYRTSYGQNMLKHSMEVSYLCGIMAAELGVDVKIAKRAGLLHDIGKAVDHEVEGTHVEIGMELLRKYRESKDVIHAMSTHHGDYEPNSIEAVLVTAADAISAARPGARRETLESYIKRLEKLEEIANAYEGIEKSFAIQAGREIRILVKPESYNDDETVLLAREITKKIESELEYPGQIKVNVIRETRAIEYAK; from the coding sequence ATCGATAATATTCTTGTAGTAATAATAGTTGCAATTACAGCCTTGGTAGGATGCCTTATCGGCTACTTTATTAGAAAAAACATTGCAGAAGGAAAAATGAATAGTGCTGAAGAAATAGCAAAAAAACTAGTTGAAGAGGCTGAAAAAGATGCCGAAACAGCTAAAAAAGAAATACTGCTAGAAGCAAAAGAAGAAGTTCATAAACTTCGCAGTGAGTTTGAACGAGAAAGCAGAGAAAGGCGAAACGAACTACAGAGGGTAGAAAGAAGATTAATTCAAAAAGAGGAATCTTTAGATAAAAAATCAGAGACCCTAGAACAAAAAGACGAAAAATTATCAAAAATGATAAAAGACGTCGAAGACAAGCAATCAGAGATTCAGGAAGTATTTGAAAAAGAGGTTTTAAAGTTAGAAGAAATATCAGGTTTAACTTGTGATGAAGCAAAAGACATAATTTTGAGCAAGGTAGAAAAAGAAGTTACACACGAAACAGCGGTAATGATAAGAGAAATAGAAGCTAGAGCAAAAGATACTGCTGACAAGAAAGCAAGAGAAATTATTGCCTATTCAATTCAAAAGTGTGCTGCTGACCATGTGGCAGAAACAACAGTTACAGTTGTAGCATTACCAAACGATGAAATGAAGGGTAGAATTATCGGAAGAGAAGGTCGTAACATTAGAACCCTAGAGACATTGACAGGTATTGACCTAATAATCGATGACACACCAGAAGCAGTAATTTTATCAGGATTTGACCCGATCAGAAGAGAAATTGCAAGAATAGCTTTAGAGAAGCTAATAATAGACGGAAGAATTCATCCTGCTAGAATCGAAGAAATGGTTGAAAAAGCTAAAAAAGAAGTTGAAAATATCATTAAAGAAGAAGGGGAGCAGGCTACCTTTGAAACAGGAGTACATGGTCTTCACCCTGAGTTAATTAAACTTTTAGGTAGATTAAAATACAGAACTAGCTATGGGCAAAATATGCTTAAGCATTCTATGGAAGTATCTTACTTATGTGGTATAATGGCAGCTGAACTAGGTGTTGATGTAAAAATAGCTAAAAGAGCTGGTCTGTTACATGACATAGGTAAAGCTGTAGACCATGAGGTTGAGGGAACACATGTTGAAATAGGTATGGAATTACTTAGAAAGTATAGGGAATCAAAAGATGTAATACATGCAATGTCTACTCACCATGGGGATTATGAACCTAATTCAATTGAGGCAGTTTTAGTAACAGCAGCAGATGCAATATCAGCTGCAAGACCTGGAGCAAGAAGAGAAACTTTAGAGTCATATATTAAGAGATTAGAGAAACTTGAAGAAATTGCAAATGCATACGAAGGTATTGAAAAATCATTTGCTATTCAAGCTGGTAGAGAAATTAGAATTCTAGTCAAGCCAGAGTCATATAATGACGACGAAACAGTTTTACTTGCAAGGGAAATTACTAAGAAGATAGAAAGCGAATTAGAGTATCCTGGTCAAATTAAAGTTAATGTTATTAGGGAAACACGAGCTATTGAATACGCTAAATAA
- the spoVS gene encoding stage V sporulation protein SpoVS, which produces MEVLKVSAKSNPNSVAGALAGVLRERGGAEIQAIGAGALNQAVKAVAIARGFVAPSGLDLICIPAFTDVQIDGEERTAIKLIVEPR; this is translated from the coding sequence ATGGAAGTATTAAAAGTATCAGCAAAATCAAATCCAAATTCTGTAGCTGGAGCATTAGCTGGCGTATTAAGAGAACGTGGCGGAGCTGAAATACAGGCTATCGGCGCCGGAGCTTTAAACCAAGCAGTTAAAGCAGTAGCGATTGCAAGAGGGTTTGTAGCACCAAGTGGTTTAGATTTAATTTGTATACCTGCTTTTACAGATGTCCAAATAGATGGCGAAGAAAGAACTGCCATTAAATTGATTGTTGAGCCTCGATAA
- a CDS encoding PHP domain-containing protein, with protein sequence MKYIDMHCHTIASDGSLNPTELVNYALEKGLNGIAVTDHDTVGGIKEAVEYSKSIKDFYCIPGIEISSEFLGQEVHILGYAINPDFEELNTLLEEMRVNRESRSVKMIQKLNDIGFEITYEEVRSLAKGVVGRPHIGQVLIQKGYVKNMHEVFSKYLKLGGVAYVPRFKITPLEAITIIKKSGGVPVLAHPGYIKNKEIIEKVISYGIGGIEVYYPTHEESQIDYFNTLAMENNIIVTGGSDFHSIPNEKNNRYDLGTSKILLNSIAKILELV encoded by the coding sequence ATGAAATATATTGATATGCATTGTCATACTATTGCATCTGATGGATCATTAAATCCAACAGAATTAGTAAATTATGCTTTAGAAAAAGGGTTAAATGGTATTGCTGTTACAGATCACGATACTGTTGGTGGCATAAAAGAGGCTGTTGAATATTCAAAGTCAATAAAGGATTTCTATTGTATACCTGGTATAGAGATAAGTTCTGAGTTCTTAGGTCAAGAGGTCCACATTTTAGGATATGCAATAAATCCGGACTTTGAAGAACTAAATACATTGTTAGAGGAAATGAGAGTAAACAGAGAATCTCGTTCAGTTAAAATGATACAAAAACTCAATGATATAGGGTTTGAAATTACATATGAAGAAGTTAGGTCTTTAGCTAAAGGCGTGGTGGGTAGACCACATATTGGACAGGTTTTAATCCAAAAAGGCTATGTGAAAAACATGCATGAGGTATTTAGTAAATACTTGAAATTGGGAGGAGTAGCTTATGTACCTAGATTTAAAATAACTCCTTTAGAGGCTATTACAATTATTAAAAAATCTGGGGGTGTTCCAGTCTTAGCTCACCCAGGCTATATTAAAAATAAAGAAATTATTGAGAAAGTTATATCCTATGGGATAGGTGGAATAGAGGTATACTATCCAACCCATGAGGAGTCACAAATAGATTATTTTAATACCCTAGCAATGGAGAACAACATAATTGTTACAGGTGGATCAGATTTTCATAGCATACCTAATGAAAAAAACAATAGGTATGATTTAGGTACAAGTAAAATATTATTAAATAGCATTGCAAAAATTTTAGAGTTAGTCTAA
- a CDS encoding pyridoxal phosphate-dependent aminotransferase: MNIQLSRKHNDIAPSVTLFVDAKAKEMQAKGINVIGFGVGEPDFRTPENIRKRAIYSIENENLGYTPASGLQKLKEAICDKLKLDNGLEYKMEHIIVSNGAKHSLYNAFQAICNPGDEVIIPSPYWVSYPEMVKMADAIPVFIDCPEEKEFKLDIKDLKNAITSKTKAMILNSPSNPTGSVYTKEELEEIAKVAVEKNIIVISDEIYEKLIYDDATHVSIASLNDRIKDLTIVVNGMAKAYAMTGWRIGYTASNAQIAKIMGNIQSHATSNPNTIAQYASIEALSGDQTAIENMRLAFDERRKYMVDRINKIPGLSCIVPKGAFYIMMNISQYIGKEFNGNKIKGSLDFADLLLEHAHVAIVPGAAFGVDQLMRISYANSMDNIKEGLTRLENFLPQLK; encoded by the coding sequence ATGAATATTCAACTATCAAGAAAGCATAATGATATTGCACCTTCAGTGACACTTTTTGTAGATGCGAAGGCTAAGGAAATGCAAGCAAAAGGCATTAACGTTATAGGGTTTGGAGTAGGGGAACCAGATTTTAGAACACCAGAGAATATAAGAAAACGTGCTATATACTCTATAGAGAACGAAAATTTAGGATATACACCGGCATCTGGGTTACAAAAGCTTAAAGAGGCTATATGTGATAAACTAAAACTAGATAATGGATTAGAATATAAGATGGAACATATTATAGTATCAAATGGTGCAAAGCACTCCCTATATAATGCATTTCAAGCTATATGTAATCCTGGGGATGAGGTAATAATACCTTCACCATATTGGGTTAGTTATCCAGAAATGGTTAAAATGGCTGATGCTATTCCTGTGTTTATTGACTGTCCAGAAGAAAAAGAATTTAAATTAGATATTAAGGATTTAAAAAATGCAATTACTAGTAAAACAAAAGCTATGATATTAAATAGTCCATCAAATCCAACAGGATCCGTTTATACAAAAGAAGAATTAGAAGAAATAGCAAAGGTAGCAGTTGAAAAAAATATTATAGTTATTTCTGATGAAATCTATGAAAAATTAATATATGATGATGCTACTCATGTTAGTATAGCTAGCTTGAATGATAGAATAAAGGATTTAACTATAGTAGTTAATGGAATGGCAAAGGCTTATGCTATGACCGGATGGCGAATTGGATATACAGCATCTAATGCACAAATAGCAAAAATAATGGGTAATATTCAAAGTCATGCGACTTCAAATCCAAATACAATTGCTCAATATGCAAGTATTGAGGCTCTTTCAGGAGATCAAACTGCTATAGAAAATATGAGATTAGCTTTTGATGAAAGAAGAAAATACATGGTTGATAGAATAAATAAAATCCCTGGACTATCATGTATTGTTCCAAAGGGAGCGTTTTACATAATGATGAACATATCCCAATATATTGGTAAAGAGTTTAATGGTAATAAAATAAAGGGTTCATTAGATTTTGCAGACTTGTTACTAGAACATGCCCATGTAGCAATTGTTCCTGGAGCAGCCTTTGGAGTGGATCAGTTAATGAGAATTTCATATGCTAATTCTATGGATAATATTAAAGAGGGTTTAACAAGACTTGAAAATTTTCTTCCTCAGTTAAAATAA
- the purB gene encoding adenylosuccinate lyase, with product MYQNPLIQRYTSKEMAAIFSPDKKFKTWRELWIALAKAEKELGLPISDEQITELEANKNDINYDVAIKREKETRHDVMSHVYAYGVQCPKAKGIIHLGATSAYVGDNTDIIVIREALELVKVKMVNLISVLSKFCLDYKDMPTLGFTHFQPAQLTTVGKRGTLWLQDLLMDFENVVNQIERMKFLGVKGTTGTQASFLNLFNDDHDKVKQLDVRVAGLMGFDKIFPVSGQTYTRKLDFEVLSVLSGIAQSTHKMTNDLRLLQNLKEIEEPFEKNQIGSSAMAYKRNPMRSERISSLARFVIASLQNTAMTSSTQWFERTLDDSANRRIVIPETFMAIDAVLEIAINVCDGLVVYEKVITKHILDELPFMATENILMEAVKNGGDRQELHETIRVYSMEAGRQVKEFGLKNDLIERIIGDSSFNLSADDIEQLLQPKNYVGRAPQQVVEFIDEYIKPILEENKNLIGLEIELKV from the coding sequence ATGTATCAAAATCCGTTAATACAACGATATACAAGTAAAGAAATGGCAGCTATATTTTCCCCGGATAAAAAGTTTAAAACTTGGAGAGAGCTATGGATAGCTTTAGCTAAAGCAGAAAAAGAATTGGGACTTCCAATTTCAGATGAGCAAATTACTGAGTTAGAAGCTAACAAAAATGATATTAATTATGATGTTGCAATAAAGCGAGAAAAAGAAACAAGACATGACGTAATGTCTCATGTATATGCATACGGGGTACAATGTCCTAAAGCAAAGGGAATTATCCACTTAGGCGCTACTAGTGCCTATGTAGGAGATAATACAGATATTATAGTTATTAGAGAGGCCCTTGAACTTGTTAAGGTGAAAATGGTTAATTTAATATCTGTACTGTCTAAATTTTGCTTAGACTATAAGGATATGCCTACCTTAGGATTCACACATTTTCAGCCAGCACAGCTTACAACAGTAGGTAAAAGAGGAACACTTTGGTTACAGGACTTATTAATGGATTTTGAAAATGTTGTTAACCAAATCGAAAGAATGAAGTTTTTAGGTGTTAAGGGTACTACAGGCACACAAGCAAGCTTTTTGAACCTTTTTAATGATGATCATGATAAGGTTAAACAGCTTGATGTTAGAGTAGCTGGTTTAATGGGCTTTGATAAAATATTCCCTGTAAGCGGCCAAACCTATACAAGAAAACTAGATTTCGAAGTATTAAGTGTTTTAAGTGGGATTGCCCAATCAACTCATAAAATGACTAATGACCTAAGACTACTTCAAAATTTAAAGGAAATTGAAGAGCCATTCGAGAAAAATCAAATTGGATCCTCTGCCATGGCATATAAAAGAAATCCAATGAGAAGCGAAAGAATTTCATCCTTAGCAAGATTCGTAATTGCATCATTACAAAATACAGCAATGACCTCTTCAACTCAATGGTTTGAAAGAACTTTAGATGATTCTGCAAATAGAAGGATTGTAATTCCAGAAACCTTTATGGCAATAGATGCAGTCTTAGAGATTGCAATTAATGTTTGTGACGGATTAGTAGTATACGAAAAAGTAATAACTAAGCACATACTAGATGAACTTCCATTTATGGCTACTGAAAACATATTAATGGAGGCCGTGAAAAATGGCGGAGATAGACAGGAGCTACATGAAACTATTAGGGTATACTCTATGGAAGCAGGTAGACAAGTAAAAGAGTTTGGTTTAAAAAATGATTTAATTGAAAGAATTATTGGTGACAGTTCCTTTAACTTATCTGCAGATGATATAGAGCAGCTTCTTCAACCAAAAAATTACGTAGGAAGAGCACCGCAGCAGGTTGTAGAGTTTATTGATGAGTATATTAAACCTATTTTAGAGGAAAATAAAAATCTAATAGGTTTAGAAATTGAATTAAAGGTATAA
- a CDS encoding pseudouridine synthase: MRLQKFIASCGIASRRKSEEIIKLGEIKVNDIAISEMGHIVDPDKDIVTYKGKRITLENKSVYVLLNKPIGYITTVSEQFNRKKVTDLVDLKERLFPVGRLDYNTSGLLILTNDGELTYRLTHPKHKVEKKYVAKIKGHPSRETINKFEKGLKIEDYITAPAKFKLLKKESNTSIVEIIITEGRNRQIRKMCDTIGHPVIDLERKAIGKITIGNLPLGKWRYLTSEEVEYLKKL, translated from the coding sequence ATGAGATTACAAAAATTCATAGCTTCCTGTGGCATTGCTTCAAGAAGAAAAAGCGAAGAAATTATTAAACTAGGAGAAATTAAAGTTAATGATATTGCAATAAGTGAAATGGGCCATATCGTAGACCCTGACAAGGATATTGTTACATATAAGGGTAAAAGGATAACGCTAGAAAATAAGAGTGTGTATGTTTTGTTGAATAAACCAATTGGGTATATAACAACAGTATCTGAACAATTCAACAGAAAAAAGGTAACGGATTTGGTTGATCTTAAAGAAAGACTATTTCCTGTAGGAAGATTGGATTACAATACATCAGGGCTTTTAATATTAACAAATGATGGGGAATTAACCTATAGGCTCACACATCCTAAACATAAGGTAGAGAAAAAATATGTAGCAAAAATAAAAGGACATCCTAGTCGAGAGACTATAAATAAATTTGAGAAAGGATTAAAAATTGAGGACTATATTACTGCTCCTGCAAAATTTAAGTTGTTAAAAAAGGAGTCTAATACATCTATAGTCGAAATAATTATAACAGAGGGTAGAAATAGGCAGATTAGAAAAATGTGTGATACAATCGGTCATCCAGTTATTGATTTAGAAAGAAAAGCTATAGGTAAAATAACCATAGGCAATTTACCTTTAGGTAAGTGGCGATATTTAACAAGCGAAGAAGTAGAATATCTTAAAAAGCTGTAG
- a CDS encoding tRNA (mnm(5)s(2)U34)-methyltransferase has translation MSVLKATNLVQYIIENRVGDITDCVAIDATMGNGNDTLFLTKLLGSKGKIYSFDIQIQAIDKTKKLLEENNFIETENANLILDSHGNIGSYVKEEIDIAMFNLGYLPGGDHTVVTNGEITLKALKYILSLLKKSGIISLIIYYGHEGGKEEKDSIISFTNSLDSRSYRVLRCDYTNQGNNPPIVLFIEKK, from the coding sequence GTGAGTGTTTTGAAAGCAACAAATCTTGTGCAATATATTATAGAAAATAGGGTAGGGGATATAACCGACTGTGTAGCCATTGATGCGACTATGGGAAATGGAAATGATACCTTATTTCTTACTAAATTACTTGGATCAAAGGGAAAGATATATTCCTTTGATATACAAATTCAGGCAATTGATAAAACAAAAAAATTACTTGAAGAAAATAATTTTATCGAAACAGAAAATGCAAATCTAATACTAGATAGTCATGGGAATATAGGTAGCTATGTAAAAGAAGAAATTGACATAGCAATGTTTAATCTAGGATATCTTCCTGGCGGTGATCATACGGTAGTAACTAATGGGGAGATAACATTAAAGGCTCTTAAATATATTTTAAGCCTTTTAAAAAAGAGTGGCATCATTTCATTAATTATTTACTATGGGCATGAAGGTGGTAAAGAGGAAAAAGACAGTATTATATCATTCACTAATAGTCTTGATTCCCGGAGCTATAGGGTGCTGAGATGTGACTACACAAATCAAGGTAATAATCCACCAATTGTTTTATTTATCGAAAAAAAATAA
- a CDS encoding oxaloacetate decarboxylase subunit alpha, whose protein sequence is MTKLRITETVLRDAHQSLLATRMTTQEMLPIIDAMDKVGYHSLEMWGGATFDSCLRFLNEDPWERLRLIRKHAPNTKLQMLLRGQNILGYKHYADDVVREFVKKAIFNGIDIIRIFDALNDVRNLATAVDETKKQGGHAQCALSYTLSPVHNVEHYVGKAKEMENLGADSICIKDMSGILTPFAAYELVTELKKSTKLPIIVHTHYTSGIASMTYLKAIEAGADIVDTAISPLAMGTSQPPTEPLVAALKDTPYDTGLDLKALNEVAEYFKPLRDKYLESGLIDPKVLGVDANTLIYQVPGGMISNLISQLKQSGKAEKFDEVLAEVPRVREDLGYPPLVTPTSQIVGTQAVFNVITEERYKMTPKEVKDLVKGLYGKTTVPIKEEVKQKIIGNDEVITCRPADLIEPQLDILREEIKEYIEQDEDVLSYALFPQIALSFFKERWATKNKIELTMYDEKHKVHPV, encoded by the coding sequence ATGACTAAATTAAGAATTACGGAAACAGTACTAAGGGATGCACATCAATCTTTATTAGCTACAAGAATGACAACTCAGGAAATGCTTCCAATAATAGATGCTATGGATAAAGTAGGATATCATTCTTTAGAAATGTGGGGCGGCGCAACCTTTGACTCATGTTTAAGATTTCTTAATGAGGACCCTTGGGAAAGATTAAGGTTAATTAGAAAGCATGCACCAAATACAAAGCTTCAAATGCTCCTACGGGGACAAAATATTTTAGGATATAAGCATTATGCAGATGATGTGGTGAGAGAGTTTGTAAAAAAGGCTATTTTTAACGGAATTGATATAATTAGAATATTTGATGCACTAAATGACGTAAGAAATTTAGCAACAGCGGTGGATGAAACTAAAAAGCAAGGTGGTCACGCCCAATGTGCCCTATCCTATACATTAAGTCCAGTTCATAATGTTGAGCATTATGTAGGCAAAGCTAAAGAGATGGAAAATTTAGGTGCAGATTCCATATGTATAAAAGACATGTCTGGTATACTAACTCCATTTGCTGCCTATGAATTAGTAACAGAGTTAAAAAAATCTACTAAACTACCAATAATAGTACATACTCATTATACTAGTGGTATTGCATCTATGACTTATTTAAAGGCTATTGAAGCAGGGGCTGATATAGTGGATACTGCCATTTCGCCTCTTGCAATGGGAACGTCTCAGCCACCAACGGAGCCATTAGTAGCAGCACTGAAGGATACGCCATATGACACAGGACTTGATTTAAAGGCGCTTAATGAGGTAGCTGAGTACTTTAAACCATTAAGAGATAAATATTTAGAATCGGGTTTAATAGATCCTAAGGTTTTAGGTGTGGATGCAAATACGTTAATCTATCAGGTTCCAGGTGGAATGATATCTAATTTAATTTCTCAGCTGAAACAATCAGGTAAGGCTGAAAAATTTGATGAAGTTCTTGCGGAGGTCCCTAGAGTAAGAGAGGATTTAGGATACCCTCCTCTAGTTACTCCAACTAGCCAAATAGTTGGTACTCAAGCCGTATTTAACGTCATTACAGAGGAAAGGTATAAAATGACGCCTAAAGAGGTAAAGGACTTAGTTAAAGGCCTATATGGTAAAACAACAGTGCCAATAAAAGAGGAAGTTAAACAAAAAATCATTGGAAATGATGAGGTTATTACTTGCAGACCAGCGGATTTAATTGAACCACAGCTAGATATTTTAAGGGAAGAAATAAAGGAATATATTGAGCAGGATGAAGATGTACTTTCTTATGCACTATTCCCACAGATTGCATTAAGCTTTTTTAAAGAAAGATGGGCAACTAAAAATAAAATTGAATTAACAATGTATGACGAGAAACATAAAGTCCATCCAGTATAA
- the surE gene encoding 5'/3'-nucleotidase SurE, which produces MRILISNDDGIFSEGIYVLAKSLINLGEVIVIAPDSEKSATGHAITMHHPLRVSRTKFFDLDIEAYSVSGTPADCVKLAVEAILKDRRPDIVVSGINNGPNLGTDVIYSGTVSAAVEAAILEIPSIAISMARSKFETFEHAGNFVTKLVEDIFEKGLYNNKELNETIINVNYPTVSEEEIRGVKVTTLGIRKYQNAFVERKDPRGNSYYWMSGEVMDLEQNESSDVVALRNNYISVTPIHFDLTNFKTYEYLKKLDLEKTR; this is translated from the coding sequence ATGAGAATTTTAATTTCAAACGATGATGGGATATTTTCTGAAGGAATATATGTATTAGCAAAAAGTCTTATAAATCTAGGTGAAGTTATAGTTATTGCACCGGACTCTGAAAAAAGTGCGACTGGCCATGCAATTACTATGCATCATCCACTTAGAGTTTCCAGAACAAAATTTTTTGATTTAGATATTGAAGCATATTCAGTTAGTGGAACTCCAGCTGACTGTGTTAAACTTGCGGTAGAGGCGATATTAAAAGATAGAAGACCTGATATTGTTGTATCTGGTATTAATAATGGACCGAATTTAGGTACAGATGTTATATACTCAGGAACTGTATCAGCAGCGGTAGAGGCAGCGATATTAGAGATACCTTCAATTGCAATTTCTATGGCGAGAAGTAAGTTTGAAACATTTGAACATGCAGGAAATTTTGTTACTAAACTAGTTGAAGATATATTTGAAAAAGGGCTATATAACAATAAAGAGCTTAATGAAACAATAATTAATGTAAATTATCCAACTGTGTCAGAAGAAGAGATAAGGGGAGTAAAGGTTACAACACTTGGTATTAGAAAATATCAAAATGCATTTGTTGAGAGAAAAGATCCAAGAGGAAATTCATATTACTGGATGTCAGGAGAAGTTATGGATCTTGAGCAAAATGAGAGTAGCGATGTAGTTGCTTTAAGAAACAACTATATTTCTGTAACTCCGATACATTTCGATTTAACAAACTTCAAAACATATGAATATCTTAAAAAATTAGACTTAGAAAAAACTAGATAA